GACCTTTTCCGCAAGCTCCACAAACCTTTCATTTTCCACGCGCGAACAGCTCGGACAGGAAATGATGTTCATCCCCTGACCGAAATCGGGCACAGAAATGAATCGGCCTGCGTACACGTCCTCAATGATCTGTTTTCCCACAAGCACTTCTTCATGCTTGCGTGGATTCGGTAGAGTCAAGGAAACACGAATCGTGTCCCCGATTCCTTTAGCCAGCAATTTCTCAAATGCCAAACGCGTTTTGATGATGCCATCCGGCGGCAATCCTGCCTCCGTGACTCCCAGATGCAACGGCACATGTGGCATTCGCTCGCTGAACTGCTCGTTCGCTTCCACAACTTTTTGTGGATCGGAATCCTTTAAACTCACAACATATTTGTCAAATTGCAAATCCTCCAGAAGCGCGCAATGATACGCGGAGGATTCCACAAGCGCTTTCATTTGATCGCCTGGATAACGTGCGAGATATTCCGGCGCGACCGATCCGCAATTAACTCCGATCCTGATTGCATTTCCATGATCCCTTGCCACATCCGCGATCCACTTCACTTTTTCAGGAATGCTTTTCTCTCTTTCATGATGATGAAGGTGACCGGGATTGTAGCGAATTTTGTCCACATATCCAGCAATCTTGCCAGCGAGCCTGTAGTTTTCCTGCAAATCCACAGACAGAGTTGCCGTGGTTTGTCGCCGCACTTCTTTTAGCGCTTCAGCATCCTTATCGCTGTCGATTGCAATCCGGACGATGGCAGCCCCCGCATTCTGCAATTGGTGCGTTTGCTCGACCGTTGCGTCTATATCCTGTGTACGAGTGGCGCACATACTCTGGACAGCTATCGGATGGCCGTTTCCGATCAAAACATCGCCGATTCGCACCGTCTGTGTGCGGTTTCTCTCGATCTTCATCAGGAGTAAAGATATCCGATTCAGCGCGGATACGCAAAGAATTACGACTTCAACGCCAACTATGATAAAATGGACAGCCCTTATGTTCGAGGATCTTCAGGAAAAGGTCTCCTATTCCTTCCGTAATAAGGAGATTCTTCTTAGAGCTTTGACCCACCGGTCTTTCTCTCACGAGAATGCCGAGCGGAATATCGATGACAACGAAACCATGGAATTCCTCGGTGATTCCATACTGGGTTTCATCATCAGTGAGCTTTTGTTCAATGCCTACGCTCAGGATTACACGGAAGGACACATGTCAAAGGTGAAGTCTTATATCATCAGCACCGAGATTCTGAGCGAGAAGGCCCGAGACATTGACCTTGGAAGTCATTTGTTGCTCGGCAGGGGCGAGGAAAAGACAGGCGGAAGAAGCAAGAGATCCTTACTCGCGAATACATTTGAGGCCTTGATCGCAGCGATCTACCTGGATGGCGGCTTGGAAGAAGCAAAGCGATTCGTGCATCATCACTTCAAGCAAACGATTCAAAATGTGGTGGAAGAGGATTTTCATTTCAACGATTTCAAATCCATCCTGCAGGAAAGGTTGCAGAGTGTTGGTGAGATTCCGCCCGATTATGGAATCATCCTGGAAGAAGGCCCCCATCATCAGAAAGTATTCCATGTGGACATTCGAATCAGAAATGTTGCAGTAGCCTGCGGAACCGGCACGACAAAAAAAGAGGCGGAGCAGGATGCCGCGAGAAAAGCTTACGAACAGCTCGTCAGCGGCGAACTGGATTATCTTCTAGCAAAACGGGAAAATCCCGTCAGTTAAAATTTTACCGCAGAGTACGCGGAGACCGCCGAGGTAAGACAAAGATGTTTTTTTTAACTCTGCGTTCTCAGCGTTCTCTGCGGTGAAAAATTGAGTATGTTGAAACCCAAACGTCTTTCGACTGGCTCTCGTGTGCAAATCGTGATTCCTGCGAGCCCGGTGCGCCCCGATTTTTTTGAGCCGGGAACGGAGGCGCTGCGCAGACTGGGTCTCGATGTTCATTTCGGCTCCGATGTTTACCGTAAACTGCGATACCTGGCGGGAAGCGATGAAGAGCGGCGCGCGGAACTTTTGCAGGCCTTAAAAGATTCACAGGTCGATGCAATTTTCTTTGCGCGTGGCGGTTATGGCTCCTCCCGTCTGCTTACAGACGTACGCGAGTTTCAAGATCTCACACCTAAAATACTTCTCGGGTGTTCGGACATCACCAGTCTGCATCTCTATTTCCAACGCATGCACAACTGGATCGTTTTTCATGGCCCGATGGCTTCAGGCGATTTTGCGCGCGGTCATGTTCACGCTGATTCATTCGAAAAAGCTCTCCAGCAAACTGGTCCTTATGAACTTGCGCCGGAATCCATTGAGGTACTGATTCCCGGCAAGACTGAAGGAATTTTGTCGGGAGGTTGTCTGGCCTTGTTAGAGGCTGCCGTGGGAACTCCCTGGGAACCGGATTGGAACAATACGATATTGTTCCTGGAGGATTTTGCCGCAAAGCCATACCAGATCGACCGTATGCTCACTCATTTGAAACTCATTGGAAAGTTCGATGGCGTGAAAGCATTTATCTTTGGAGAGATGAAGGATTGTGTTCAAACAGAGAATCAAGGTTACACACTGCAAGAAGTGATTCTGGATCTTCTTGCTAATTTCGGAAAGCCCATATTCTATAACTTTCCCTCCGGACATGTTTCCGCCATGAACTGGACTCTCCCGCTGGGAGTTGCGGCGCGCGTTTCTTCAGAACCACATTTCCGTTTAAGCATCCTGGAGGGAGCAGTTCTGTGACCTTCGAACGTATTAGAAGCATTTATTTAATCGGCATTTGCGGCACGGCCATGGCTTCCCTGGCCGGACTGTTGAAACAAAAAGGTTACGAAGTAAGCGGCTCTGATGCGAACGTGTATCCACCGATGAGCACGCAGCTTCAGGATCTTGGCGTGCAACTCTATTCCGGTTACCGCGCGGAGAATCTCCACACAGCCAAACCGGATCTTGTCATACCGGGAAATGCGATTCCACGCGGCAATCCGGAGCTGGAAGAGTTATTGAATCTGCGTATTCCCTTCTATTCGATGACCGAAACGATCAAGGAATTTTTTTTGCGCGACAACCATTCCATCGTCGTTGCCGGAACGCACGGAAAAACCACAACCTCGTCTCTGGCTGCCTGGT
The sequence above is drawn from the bacterium genome and encodes:
- the ispG gene encoding (E)-4-hydroxy-3-methylbut-2-enyl-diphosphate synthase, which translates into the protein MKIERNRTQTVRIGDVLIGNGHPIAVQSMCATRTQDIDATVEQTHQLQNAGAAIVRIAIDSDKDAEALKEVRRQTTATLSVDLQENYRLAGKIAGYVDKIRYNPGHLHHHEREKSIPEKVKWIADVARDHGNAIRIGVNCGSVAPEYLARYPGDQMKALVESSAYHCALLEDLQFDKYVVSLKDSDPQKVVEANEQFSERMPHVPLHLGVTEAGLPPDGIIKTRLAFEKLLAKGIGDTIRVSLTLPNPRKHEEVLVGKQIIEDVYAGRFISVPDFGQGMNIISCPSCSRVENERFVELAEKVKELTAYANAHKVTIAVMGCRVNGPGETDDADLGLWCGPTHVNFKRKAHTIGAFTYDEILPRLREELDTLIQRQDAKTPRV
- the rnc gene encoding ribonuclease III; the protein is MFEDLQEKVSYSFRNKEILLRALTHRSFSHENAERNIDDNETMEFLGDSILGFIISELLFNAYAQDYTEGHMSKVKSYIISTEILSEKARDIDLGSHLLLGRGEEKTGGRSKRSLLANTFEALIAAIYLDGGLEEAKRFVHHHFKQTIQNVVEEDFHFNDFKSILQERLQSVGEIPPDYGIILEEGPHHQKVFHVDIRIRNVAVACGTGTTKKEAEQDAARKAYEQLVSGELDYLLAKRENPVS
- a CDS encoding LD-carboxypeptidase — its product is MLKPKRLSTGSRVQIVIPASPVRPDFFEPGTEALRRLGLDVHFGSDVYRKLRYLAGSDEERRAELLQALKDSQVDAIFFARGGYGSSRLLTDVREFQDLTPKILLGCSDITSLHLYFQRMHNWIVFHGPMASGDFARGHVHADSFEKALQQTGPYELAPESIEVLIPGKTEGILSGGCLALLEAAVGTPWEPDWNNTILFLEDFAAKPYQIDRMLTHLKLIGKFDGVKAFIFGEMKDCVQTENQGYTLQEVILDLLANFGKPIFYNFPSGHVSAMNWTLPLGVAARVSSEPHFRLSILEGAVL